The genomic segment AGAGAACCTGGGCCGGATCCAGTTCAGCGTCGGCTACAACTTCCAGGAGTCCACGCTCACGGTGAAGATCATGAAGGCGCAGGAGCTGCCGGCCAAGGACTTCAGCGGCACCAGCGACCCTTTTGTCAAGATCTACCTGCTGCCAGACAAGAAGCACAAGCTGGAGACcaaggtgaagaggaagaaccTGAACCCCCACTGGAACGAGACCTTCCTCTTTGAAGGTGAGGCTggtgctgcccctgcccacccagggccTGCCTTCCCCCCCACGATCACCCCACCCAACCACGTACCTGTACACACGTGACCACAGGCACAAGCGCACaggtgcagacacacacacaaggccCACACAGCTGCATGTTATGTCCACCTGGGACTAGGCCAGAGCACTGGGTGGAGCCGGCCTCACAGCCAGAGGCCCAGGAGGAAAGCTGGGCCGCCCCCGGGCCTTCAGCTCAAACACAGGACTCATctgaggagggcaggaaggagggaggatcTGCAGGGGGAGCATCTAGAGCAACCACAGTGTAGTGGTTAAGCGCACAGGGTGTGGCCCAGGcttcctgagtttgaatcccagctctgccacttactacctGCGTGATGTGGAGCAAGTTCCAGAGCCTCTCTGTGCTGTGGTTGCAAATCAGAGGATTAGCAGCTTGTACAAGCACTCACAGCAGTGGCCTCCAGAAGCCCGGGAACAATGGCTCTGAATGATGCCCTTCTGGGGGGCaggcccccttcctctctcctgcagGCCCTTCTTTGTCCCCTATCTCTGAGGACTCCAGGCAACCAGGAAGCTGGTGCGATCCGTGAGTGAGTTCTGTCCCAGGCCCTCCAGGTGCCCGGACCTCACTTAGAGAAGCCACAACCCTTCCCCAACAGTCCTGTTCCACCAGTGAGAACAAATCCCGGTGCCCTGGCTCTCTGGAACCTTCAGTATGCGCCCCAGGGACTTTCTTCCACCTGGTGTCCCAGCCATCTGGCACCCCACCCCTTCTATAAGGCAGCGGTCAGCTCACCCACTAAATAAACCATTGAGGGTGAGCTAGTGGGTGCTCCTGTGTTTCtggaccctcctcctccccaggggagCATGGGGGTCGGTTTAGAGATGGTACAACCAGCAAGAGGCTCAGCCATCTGGAGGTATGGAGCCAGTTAGTGGGACCAGGCTTATGAACAGAGCCCCAACCCACTGTTCCCTTCCATAAACCTTCATCTGTCTCTGGGCCGGGCACTTTCCTGGGTACTGGGGGAGCAGAACAGAACTGTAGCCCTCAGGGCATTGCTGGTCGAATGGAGGACAGAGATGTGTAAATTACTAGGCCATACGCTGCATGACAGGTGCTGTGGGAACCCAGTATGAGCTCCCCTTGTTGGTGATGAAGACATTTCCCAGAAAAAGAGCCATTCAGGATGGGTTGTGAtggatgaataggagtttgccAAATAGGAGCCTGCCTCCTCTGGAGTTGAAGAGAGCTACCTCAGGTGCAAAGGCCTCTTGGAACCTCCAACATTGCCAGAACACTTGTCAGGCATGTCACCTGAACAGATGCCAAGTCACCTGGGCAAGGTCCCCGGAGTACTCCAAGATGATATAGCCCCCCTCGATATGAGGCCGGAAGTCCAAGGAACATAGGATTTCATCTCTAGTGTACCTGCTCCTGTCGGAGGCTTCTCTGTGCTTCTAGCGTCTCTGGCTGAAGGCACTAGAATCCTCCAGAGCTCATCCTCTCCATCAGTCAGGCTGAGGTGTTgtgtcctctctccttcctgctcatACCCGGGTTCAGGATCTGATCCCCTCAGGCCTCCAGGCTGGTCTGTgtgccctgcacctcccaggcTGGCACCTCCCCCCAGGGTCCAACGGCTCCAGCTTCAGACCATCCCCTGGCTTCCATCCCCTGGCTTCCTAGGACCTGGTCCAGCCCACCCAAGCTCCTTCCCTGGCTCTCCCTCCAGCCGCAGCTCCCACTCCAGCCGGCACACTCCCACTACTCCATCGGGCCATTTCACCAGCACTTACTTGTTCAGTTATtgattcacttaacaaatatttatcgagtGCTTACTACATGCCAGAGACCGTGTTAGATTCTGGGATCCGGTGATTGAGGACCGAGATACCTTCCTGGAAATCCTAGCCTAGTGAGAGAGTCAGGCTCAAGGAAACAGATAAATCTCCATTACAGCCTGTGATACCAGCTGCAAAAGGAAAGCGCCAGAGTGCAGGACAGGGGCTCTGACCCCATCTGGGATGCCAGGAAAGAAAGCAGAGACAGGGCGTGGTGGGGGCCAGCGGGCTGCCtagcaggagaggcagaggggggggtgggggggccggaGCCCGGGCACTGAGTGGAGAGTGGTCGCACGAGAAGGCCAGCACAGTGGGCCAAGCTGTGGAAGCGGTCTCAGCGCGCAGCTTTTATTCTAAGTGCACTGGGAGCCACTGAAAGGCTTTAAGCAGGAGTGTTATgatgtgatttctatttttaaaaactcacccTGGCTGTGTTGAGAATGGACAGGAGGAGAAAGTGAGCAAGTGGGGAGGGCGGTTTGGAGACTCCCGTGACTGCCTAGGCCAGTGGTGCCGGTGGCTTGGAGGGGCGAGGGGACAGTGGAGAAGGGGACGGCAGTGGGATCCGTTGAGGAAGGTCAGAAGGACAGGCTGATGCGTTGGGAGGATGGGAAGGGAAGTGCGGAGTCCCAGGTCGTGCGTCCACTTGGACTTTCATGCCTTTGCCATTTCCCTCTGCCGAGTCCTCCGGGGCTTCCTGTCTGGCAGCCCTGCTCACCTCAGGCAGGGCCTCTTGCCCGGACTTGCCTCGGGACAATTGGCAGTGGCAGGGCTGCCCAGAGAGCAAGGGGACCGCAGTCCGGTCCCTGAGGCGGATGTGcgatgaatgagcaaatgaatggatgGTCCCAGTTCTGCTCTGTGGTGTCTGTGGGGCCTTGGGCAGGTGATGCAAGCCATCTGAGCCTCGGCCTCCTCACCTGTGAAAAGGACAGGAGACCATCCACCACAGAGAATTGTCATAAAAAACAGATGAGGCCGTGACAGTTCTTGCTAAGGCTTCAGGAAGGCCTGAATGCAGGTGTGGCCCGCTGTGCTGGGTGGGTGGCAGCCCAAAGGGACATAGCCATCCCTGCTCCTCACCGGCCTTCCTGCCCAggagccccaccctgcccaggccccagggggcCCCCTGTCCCACTGGTCACCTGTGCTGTTTGTCCCTCAGGTTTCCCCTACGAGAAGGTGGTGCAGAGGGTCCTCTACCTCCAGGTCCTGGACTATGACCGCTTCAGCCGCAACGACCCCATTGGGGAGGTGTCCATCCCCCTCAACAAGGTGGACCTGACCCAGATGCAGACCTTCTGGAAGGATCTGAAGCCATGCAGCGATGGGAGTGTAAGGCCCCAGCTGCAGGCCCCTGGTGGGGGGCTAGCGGCCAGGGCTGACAGATACAGGCCTAGTCACCCCCCGGTCTTGGGAAGGTCAAGAGTGCCGTGTGGAGTGGTGCAGATGGGCGGCTTCAATGGGGCTGAGTTCCCGCCAGCACTCTCAGCACTGGGGCCTGGCACTCAGGGGACAGGGCTCTGTTCAGGGAGCGGGTAGGGGGCCGTGCACAGACCTGCCAGAGGAGGGACGACCACACAGGACTGAGGTGATAGACAGAGGGGGCGCAAGCACCCaggtcagggtggagggggccAGGGACCGTGGGACAGGCCAGAGGGCTCGATAACCTTCCCTGCCCCCTAGTCCCCACAGCGCTCCGGTTCTCCCTTTGCGGGAAGCTGGGGGGTGTGGCCCAGCCTCACCCCTCCCCTTCGCCTCCCAGGGGAGCCGAGGGGAGCTGCTCTTGTCTCTCTGCTACAACCCCTCTGCCAACTCCATCATCGTGAACATCATCAAAGCCCGGAACCTCAAAGCCATGGACATCGGGGGCACATCAGGTTTGGGGCTTCTTGAGGCAGAGGCGGGTGGGCTGGGGGGGTTCTGGGGACACAGGTGTCACACTGGTGGGGACGGCAAGGTCCACACTGTTCCCATTACCCCCGGACTCCCACGCCTCCCCCCCTCCAGTCTCAGCTCCTCTCCCCTAGAGCCCTGGGGGGCCCCCCTTGGAGCAGCCTCTGGGTCAGCATCCTCTTAGGCTCTGTCCATCCCACGATCACAAAGAAGGGGACCCTGTGGTGGGGAGACCTGGCTTCTAGCCCCAGCTCCGACACTACTTGTCTGCGACCTTGGGTGAGACCTGGCCTCTCTGGGGCTCCGCTTCCTCCTTCCTGTTCACACGAGGACAGTAGTGATGGCTAAGGTCCCTTCCACTCCTCCATCAGCTGACCCCCTGAGCCCCTTCTCACTTGGGGCTTTCCTGGCCCTCTGCAGAAAGcacccagcccctccagccccagcttcCACCCCTGGAGGGAGAAGGGCTTCCTGAGAAGCTGCCCCTTGCTCTGCTGACCCTTCCCGTCCTGGTTCCCAGACCCCTACGTGAAGGTGTGGCTGATGTACAAGGACAAGCGGGTGGAGAAGAAGAAGACGGTGACGATGAAGAGGAACCTGAACCCCATCTTTAACGAGTCCTTTGCCTTCGATATCCCCACGGAGAAGCTGAGGGAGACgaccatcatcatcactgtcatgGACAAGGACAAGCTCAGCCGCAACGACGTCATCGGCAAGGTAGGGGACGAGGCAGGTGGGGTGGCGCACCAGCTGGTGCCTGGCAAGGGTCTGTGCTTACAAGAAGCAGGAGGGGTAGCAGGTGAGCCCAGGGCCAGACAGTGGGAGAGACAGGGtgagccccttcccctctctggacccCTGAAAATGAGGGGGTTGGATGGGGTTCTCCCTGTGTTGTACTCTGGATCCACCAGCCGAGACAGACTGCTGGAAAGGCAGGGGGAAGAGGAAATGGGAGGAGGAATTGCCCAGGGTCCCAAAAAGACCTTCAGGGTGAGGACCTCAGAGCACTGTCACCCGGGGTCCCATCTGCAGAGGGCGAGCTGTGTGGGGCAGTGTGGGGAGCTGCAATCGGACTCCAAAAAACCTGGCTTCGCTTCCCGCCTCATCTGCTGCGAAgcggctgtgtggccttgggcaagtcacttgcctctctgagcttcggcactctcatttgtaaaatgcagcTGCTAATACCTGCCCTGCAGCACTTCTCAGGGTGGTGTATGAGTGGCCTGAGACATGAAAGATGCTCTCTGTGTAAAAAGCCACCTCTCCTGTTCATATATGAGCCAAAACATCCACGCCTGCCCTTGAGTTTTTCCAGGGTGCGCTTCTGTGACCTACAGCCTTCCGTGTTTCTACTCTGAAACATCCGTTCCTGTGTTTCTTCCTGGTTCAGTGTTAGGAGTGTGGGTTTGGGAGTGACACTGCCGGCGTCCAGGTCCCAGCTCTGATTATTGACAGTCTTAACcttcctgagcctcttttcccCCCTTAAAATAAGCAAGACAGCCCCAACCTCAcagagtgctggggtggggggatgctcgGTAACAGGTGGGACTCGGAACGTGCATATTAGcataaaagttataataaaagTTACTTCCGAAACATCCCTACTAAGGGCATGTGTGTTTATTCAGACGTGGAGGTCTGACCAGGAACGGTGCAGGAAGCCAGTgaccagggcaggcagagaggaagggtagATGCCAGGAGCGGGCGAGGGTAGACAACGGGTGAGCCCGGGCATGGCCCCATGTGGGGGAAACAGGAAGACCCCCCACTGGGGAGGGGGCCAAGGCAGAGGCATCCCTCCACCAGATGGGAATGGAGAACGCAGCCACTGGAGGTGAGGGAAGCAGCTGCCTCACAGAGGGGTGCCGGGCCTGCCTGCTGTCTAGCGAGGCCCAGGGCGCATGGCTGGGTGACCTGTGGTCACAGGTGAGACAGTTCCAGGTGAGACAGTTCCCCAGGACCAGCTCACCCAAATCCTGGCGGGACTGTGTGTTCTGAGCGGGGCTGGGGCCTGCTCAGCCCCTCCTTGACCAACTCAGGCTGAGGGCCATGGGCCAAGTAACGATTATCTACTTCTAAGCTTTTCTGCAGCTTAGCCTTTTGGAGTAGGGAGTTCCGTAGATACCAATTATAGCTCCCATTGAAGCAGCCCTGCTGTCAGTGGGCTGAAGTAAGGCGGAGGTGAGTTTGTTCTGGCTCTGGCCTGGGTAGCTTAGGGAGCCCCATAGCCAGCCACCCACACAAGCTGCGGATCCTATGCGCAGCCCCCAAGGCTGCGAACCACCTAACACAGAGGCCGGCAGGATCGGGCTGGTAGTGTCGGGCCCCAGACCCGGGTTTAAATCCCTCAGCACCACTTACAAATTCTGTGACTATAGGAAGTCTCTTAACTCTCTGCAccttagtttctccatctgtaaaatggaaataatatatcTCCCTTGCAGGTCAGGACTTAATGACCTATGTGTGGAAAGCCCCTGGCTCAGTTCCTGGCGTGTAGTAAGGGCCCAGGGGGTGGGAGTGATCGTATTAAGGAAAAATATTGCCCAACATGCAGCAGAGGAAAGAGTATGGAAGccaactgcccccacccccacattcaacaccccccccctccccgcccactgCAAAGCAGGTTGGAAGTCTAACTGGGAAGGGCCTAGGCTCCCAAAGGAAAGTAGGTCAGGCTGGCAGGGAAAGGcgagggccggggtggggggggggtgctctgTGACATAGGTGTCACTGCCTGAGGAAGCTCCTTGGTCCCCATGACACAGGTGAGGGGGTCACTGTGGAGCTGTGAAGATGGAGTGTCAGCCCCTCTAGGGGCAGGGGACAATGCCTCAGAGTGAGCCACTAATGCTGCCCTCGTCCCTTTCTCCCTAGATCTACCTGTCCTGGAAGAGCGGGCCCGGGGAGGTGAAACACTGGAAGGACATGATTGCCCGTCCCCGGCAGCCTGTGGCCCAGTGGCACCAGCTGAAGGCTTGAATGGGCCAGAGGAGGCCCAGGGGGCTGAGGGACCAGGTCCCCATCGCGCCCTCGCCACTTTATGCACAACGCCCGGCCTGGTCCCCCTGCCGTGGGTGAGGGGAGGACCCTGCGGCTTGGCCAGGGAGGGGTCCCAGAAAGCACTAGGGCCCCATTTCTAGGAAGTACCAGCCCCATCCTCCGCCAGtccagctctgggggaggggctctgggagccattttcctgctttgcccctttccttcctgacTTGCTGATACTAAAGAAGTGGGGGAGGTCCTGAGAGccagacaggcagacaggcagaTCCCTCCAGAGGCCCGCCAGGTGGGCACGGTCCCCCGTTTTCTTTAAGGCAGTGCCTGGAGTGGAGAgaggctgccccctccccagcccttgacctgggcccagaagaggggaggCCGAGGCGTTTGGCCCCGGCCTGGCCAGGAGAGGCCTGACCCAGGGCAGTTTCAGGTGCCGGCTGGGCCCTGAATGCCAAGGATACTACACAGCCCCCTCTGGGGCCCTGGAGCCGGAGCCCTGTATACTTGTGTCGTGGCGTGTCCACTGtgtggcgtgtgtgtgtgcgtgtgcatgtttgtgtggggcggggggctcGCTCCCTGTCCCCCTGGGGCCAGCAGTGCTGAAGACTGAGGAGAGGGCAGGGTTTCATGAAGTGAGGCAGGTCTGGAGGCCGGGAGAGGACAGTGCACTGAGccaggggacaggagaggagaggcaggtgaggggcgagtggtggggatgggggagggtggggtgggagagaggggcagaCTTGAGCTGGGCTGAGACTGGGGCTGCCTCCTGCTGTTTCCCCTCCTGTCTCCCACACCCCACAGGGCCTCCCTCTGCTCTGAGTTCCTTCCCCAGTGATTTCATCTAGTGGACATTGGTTCATACCTTTTAGTCACCTACTGTGTGTATCACGTTCCACCAGGACCCACCTGCTCCCTTCCTGCTTGGGGTCCCAAGCCCCCACTAGTTCTTCCTAACACCCTTACCCAGAGACACCCTTCTTCATCCCAGATCTCACATCCCAGCCCCACTGGCAATATCCTACAtgatcccagcttccttccccttttcactCTCCCTGTCTGCAGAGCCcgccccccccgccacacacacacacattccaccccctccccatggTCCACGCTCACAAACCCTCCCTTCCATCCCCTGTCACCATCTCTGGTCCTGCACCACCCATCCTTCTGCAGGAGAGTCTCCTCACCTTGCCCACTGGACCCCGTCCTTCAGAGCAGCTCCTTCTGCCCTTCTCAGTTCAGGTCAAGGAAGCAGGGAAAATTCCAGGATTTTGTGAGTTCTGAGGTTGCCCCGCACGCAGAAGCTATGGCTTCTCTGCCTCAGCTGCTGCAGAGACTAGAGCTGGCTTCCTCTTGGAGACGGCAGATTTCATGATGATCCCTGCTTCAACGCGCTCATCCCCATGCTGGTCCTGGTATTGATACAAGACAGCTGGGGACAGCTTCGAATCCAGAGGTCCGCGAGCCCGGACCTGACAT from the Desmodus rotundus isolate HL8 chromosome 5, HLdesRot8A.1, whole genome shotgun sequence genome contains:
- the SYT7 gene encoding synaptotagmin-7 isoform X5, translating into MYRDPEAASPGAPTRDVLLVSAIITVSLSVTVILCGLCHWCQRKLGKRYKNSLETVGTPDSGRGRGEKKAINDLDRDFWNNNESTVQQKWSSYPPKEFILNISPYAPYGDPRLSLNGTLLSGAKVAAAAGLAVEREGRLGEKPAPVPPPGEDALRSGGTAPSEPGSGGKAGRGRWRTVQSHLAAGKLNLSKLPAGGKAVNTAPVPSQTPHDESDRRTEPRSSVSDLVNSLTSEMLMLSPGSEEDEAHEGCSRENLGRIQFSVGYNFQESTLTVKIMKAQELPAKDFSGTSDPFVKIYLLPDKKHKLETKVKRKNLNPHWNETFLFEGFPYEKVVQRVLYLQVLDYDRFSRNDPIGEVSIPLNKVDLTQMQTFWKDLKPCSDGSGSRGELLLSLCYNPSANSIIVNIIKARNLKAMDIGGTSDPYVKVWLMYKDKRVEKKKTVTMKRNLNPIFNESFAFDIPTEKLRETTIIITVMDKDKLSRNDVIGKIYLSWKSGPGEVKHWKDMIARPRQPVAQWHQLKA
- the SYT7 gene encoding synaptotagmin-7 isoform X8, which encodes MYRDPEAASPGAPTRDVLLVSAIITVSLSVTVILCGLCHWCQRKLGKRYKNSLETVGTPDSGRGRGEKKAINDLDRDFWNNNESTVQQKWSSYPPKEFILNISPYAPYGDPRLSLKLPAGGKAVNTAPVPSQTPHDESDRRTEPRSSVSDLVNSLTSEMLMLSPGSEEDEAHEGCSRENLGRIQFSVGYNFQESTLTVKIMKAQELPAKDFSGTSDPFVKIYLLPDKKHKLETKVKRKNLNPHWNETFLFEGFPYEKVVQRVLYLQVLDYDRFSRNDPIGEVSIPLNKVDLTQMQTFWKDLKPCSDGSGSRGELLLSLCYNPSANSIIVNIIKARNLKAMDIGGTSDPYVKVWLMYKDKRVEKKKTVTMKRNLNPIFNESFAFDIPTEKLRETTIIITVMDKDKLSRNDVIGKIYLSWKSGPGEVKHWKDMIARPRQPVAQWHQLKA
- the SYT7 gene encoding synaptotagmin-7 isoform X7 codes for the protein MYRDPEAASPGAPTRDVLLVSAIITVSLSVTVILCGLCHWCQRKLGKRYKNSLETVGTPDSGRGRGEKKAINGTLLSGAKVAAAAGLAVEREGRLGEKPAPVPPPGEDALRSGGTAPSEPGSGGKAGRGRWRTVQSHLAAGKLNLSKLPAGGKAVNTAPVPSQTPHDESDRRTEPRSSVSDLVNSLTSEMLMLSPGSEEDEAHEGCSRENLGRIQFSVGYNFQESTLTVKIMKAQELPAKDFSGTSDPFVKIYLLPDKKHKLETKVKRKNLNPHWNETFLFEGFPYEKVVQRVLYLQVLDYDRFSRNDPIGEVSIPLNKVDLTQMQTFWKDLKPCSDGSGSRGELLLSLCYNPSANSIIVNIIKARNLKAMDIGGTSDPYVKVWLMYKDKRVEKKKTVTMKRNLNPIFNESFAFDIPTEKLRETTIIITVMDKDKLSRNDVIGKIYLSWKSGPGEVKHWKDMIARPRQPVAQWHQLKA
- the SYT7 gene encoding synaptotagmin-7 isoform X9 → MYRDPEAASPGAPTRDVLLVSAIITVSLSVTVILCGLCHWCQRKLGKRYKNSLETVGTPDSGRGRGEKKAIKLPAGGKAVNTAPVPSQTPHDESDRRTEPRSSVSDLVNSLTSEMLMLSPGSEEDEAHEGCSRENLGRIQFSVGYNFQESTLTVKIMKAQELPAKDFSGTSDPFVKIYLLPDKKHKLETKVKRKNLNPHWNETFLFEGFPYEKVVQRVLYLQVLDYDRFSRNDPIGEVSIPLNKVDLTQMQTFWKDLKPCSDGSGSRGELLLSLCYNPSANSIIVNIIKARNLKAMDIGGTSDPYVKVWLMYKDKRVEKKKTVTMKRNLNPIFNESFAFDIPTEKLRETTIIITVMDKDKLSRNDVIGKIYLSWKSGPGEVKHWKDMIARPRQPVAQWHQLKA
- the SYT7 gene encoding synaptotagmin-7 isoform X6, which encodes MEAWRGPAERALHSGLLVLALGFFLLHCDPFTCFSFLSSPPPTPSFEDSTLSTATTLESIPSSTGEPKCQRPRTLMRQQSLQQPLSQHQRGRQPSQPTTSQSLGQLQAHTASAPGPNPRAYGRGQARQGASAGSKYRAAAGRSRSNPGSWDHVVGQIRNRGLDMKSFLLPAGGKAVNTAPVPSQTPHDESDRRTEPRSSVSDLVNSLTSEMLMLSPGSEEDEAHEGCSRENLGRIQFSVGYNFQESTLTVKIMKAQELPAKDFSGTSDPFVKIYLLPDKKHKLETKVKRKNLNPHWNETFLFEGFPYEKVVQRVLYLQVLDYDRFSRNDPIGEVSIPLNKVDLTQMQTFWKDLKPCSDGSGSRGELLLSLCYNPSANSIIVNIIKARNLKAMDIGGTSDPYVKVWLMYKDKRVEKKKTVTMKRNLNPIFNESFAFDIPTEKLRETTIIITVMDKDKLSRNDVIGKIYLSWKSGPGEVKHWKDMIARPRQPVAQWHQLKA